GGGTCGAGCTCCCGCGCGAAGAACGAGGACGCCGCCAACAGGATCTCGTTCGCGCGCTTCAGCTCGCGGTTCTCCGCTTCCAGTGCCTTGATCCGGGCGGCATCGCTTGTGGTGGTCCCGGGCCGTTCGCCGGCGTCGATCGCGGCCTGCTTGCACCAGCCACGCAGCGTGTCGGCGTTGACGCCTACCCGCTGCCCGATCCGGCGCACTGCCGCGTTCAACGACAGCTCCGGATCTTCTTTTCGGGCCTCGGCAACCAGCCGCATCGCGCGCTCACGAAGCTCCGGCGGATACTTCTTCGGTGCTGGCATGACCCCATCCTCCGTGGAATCAGACCCTCCACCAAACCCGGGGCGATTCAGCTACGCCAATACCTACCCAAAGGCACCGATCTGAGCTTCTACGGACCCGGCATGCTCGACCAGATCGCCCATCAGCTCAACTCCCGGCCCCGCAAGCGGCACGACTGGAAGACACCAGCCGAAGTCCTCAACGAGGTACTCTCAACGCCGCCAAAAACAACAGGCGTTGCGACGACCGCGTGAATCCGCCCCGGGTTTCGGTACCGAAGCACGCCGCGAACGGGGACGACGCGCCGCAGCCGCGAACGTCGCCCGGCTATCCCCAGGTGGTCAACCACATGCGCTGCGACAGCTCGCCACTGTCCAGCGGAGTGCCGTTGAGGACGGGAAGGAAGAACGCGAACAGCACGACGACGACCGCGAGATAGGTAGCGACCCCGGCGGCGCCGAGCTTCCGCCGGAATGCCGAGTCCTCCGGCCTGCCCAGAACGTCCTGCAGGCACAGCACGATGGCGAGGATGAAGAACGGGACCACGGGCGCCATGTAGAACATGAACATGGTGCGTTCGGTGTTGATGAGCCACAGCGCCCAGCCCGCGACGATCCCGGCGATCACCGCCCCGGCGACCCAGTCGCGGCGGGTCACCAGCCGCCACGCGGCCCACAGCGCGGCGAGAGCGAACGCCCACCACAGCGCGGGGTTGCCGATCATGGTGACGACCCGGTAGAGCTCGGCACCGCCCTCGGTCACCTGGTCCTTCACCATGAGCACTGGCCGGCCGTCGAGCAGCCAGGACCACGGGCCGGACTCCCACGGGTGCGGGCTGGAGAGACCGTTGTGGAACTTCAGCCACTCGCCCTGCATGTGCCACATGGAGCGGATCGCCTCGGGGATGAACGGATAGTCGGTCGCGCGGCCCTCCGCCCAGTGCCGGCCCTGAGCGGTCTCCCCGGCGAACCAGCCGATCCAGCTGGCCAGGTAGGCGATGACCGGTACGACACCGAGGTCCCAGAACGCGAAGGGCAGCGACCGGCGGGCGGCCACGAGGTACGGGCGGGCCAGCCCGATCAGCCGGTAGGCGCCGACGTCCCACCACACGCACAGGATCGCGAACAGCGCGAGGAAGTACGCCCCGCTCCACTTGACCGAGACCGCGAGCCCGAAGCAGACGCCGGCCGCGAGGCGCCACCAGCGGAACCCGACGCGTGGGCCCCAGCGCCCGTACGGCTCCGCGGCCCCATACGCCGCGGCGAGCTGCCGACGGAACCGGTCGCGGTCGAGCACCAGGCAGGTGAACCCGGCCAGCACCCATGCCTGCAGGAAGATGTCCAGGATGCCGGTGCGGCTCAGCGCGAAGGAGAAGCCGTCGCAGGCCAGCATCAGTCCGGCGGCGAGACCCAGGAACGTCGATCGGGTGAGCCGGCGTACGACGAAGATCAGCAGCGCGATCGCCGCAAGCCCGGCGAGCACGCTGCTGAACCGCCAGCCGATCGGGTTGTAGCCGAACAGCCACTCGCCGAACGCGATGTTCCACTTCCCGAACGGCGGGTGGACGATGAAGTAGTAGGCGCGGTTCTCCTCGAACCCGTACCGCAGGATCTGGTCGGCCTCGGGCACGTAGTACGCCTCGTCGAAGACCAGCCGCGTGGGGAAGCGCAGATCGATCAGCCGGACCAGACCGGCCACCGCGACGACGAGCGCGGTCGTGAGCCAGGCGGTGATGCGGTCGTTCGGCATCGGCGGTGCCAGCCGGCGGACGACGCGCTCCCGGTGCTCGCGATCGACGTCCGGGGCGAGCGCGGGTCGCTCCTCCCGACCGGCCGCGCCGTCGGTCTCGGCGGCGGCGGTCGTGCGCACGTCGGTAGTC
The genomic region above belongs to Cumulibacter manganitolerans and contains:
- a CDS encoding dolichyl-phosphate-mannose--protein mannosyltransferase; translation: MTTDVRTTAAAETDGAAGREERPALAPDVDREHRERVVRRLAPPMPNDRITAWLTTALVVAVAGLVRLIDLRFPTRLVFDEAYYVPEADQILRYGFEENRAYYFIVHPPFGKWNIAFGEWLFGYNPIGWRFSSVLAGLAAIALLIFVVRRLTRSTFLGLAAGLMLACDGFSFALSRTGILDIFLQAWVLAGFTCLVLDRDRFRRQLAAAYGAAEPYGRWGPRVGFRWWRLAAGVCFGLAVSVKWSGAYFLALFAILCVWWDVGAYRLIGLARPYLVAARRSLPFAFWDLGVVPVIAYLASWIGWFAGETAQGRHWAEGRATDYPFIPEAIRSMWHMQGEWLKFHNGLSSPHPWESGPWSWLLDGRPVLMVKDQVTEGGAELYRVVTMIGNPALWWAFALAALWAAWRLVTRRDWVAGAVIAGIVAGWALWLINTERTMFMFYMAPVVPFFILAIVLCLQDVLGRPEDSAFRRKLGAAGVATYLAVVVVLFAFFLPVLNGTPLDSGELSQRMWLTTWG
- a CDS encoding transposase — translated: MPAPKKYPPELRERAMRLVAEARKEDPELSLNAAVRRIGQRVGVNADTLRGWCKQAAIDAGERPGTTTSDAARIKALEAENRELKRANEILLAASSFFARELDP